The Coregonus clupeaformis isolate EN_2021a chromosome 26, ASM2061545v1, whole genome shotgun sequence genome window below encodes:
- the LOC121539921 gene encoding claudin-18-like → MIQQIGFMLGVLGQFLISAATAMDMWSLQDRSFSVVTSVYTYSGLWKSCVENSSGMTQCRPYFTILGLPTMLQAVRALMIVGIVLGAIGCLIAIFALKCLKMGNMEDKVKAKMTLTSGVMFLLAGVCGIAGASVFANLIVSSFRFTTYAGEGGLGGGLGGLGGSLTPRYTFGTALFVGWIGGAVLVVGGVMMCIACRGMIPSEEKRHGYGMAYKAASQHTTVYKDDVNPRLAYDKSFRAQSMNGRNSNQQYV, encoded by the exons ATGATTCAACAAATCGGCTTCATGCTGGGTGTATTGGGACAGTTTTTAATATCTGCTGCTACAGCCATGGATATGTGGAGTTTACAGGACCGGTCCTTCTCAGTCGTAACAAGTGTTTATACTTACTCTGGACTCTGGAAATCATGTGTAGAAAACTCATCTGGAATGACCCAATGCAGGCCTTATTTTACCATACTAGGGCTGCCAA CTATGCTCCAAGCTGTGCGGGCCCTGATGATAGTGGGGATAGTTCTGGGAGCAATTGGCTGTCTGATCGCCATCTTTGCCCTCAAGTGTCTGAAGATGGGAAATATGGAGGACAAAGTCAAGGCTAAAATGACGCTGACCTCTGGGGTCATGTTTCTGCTCGCAG GTGTCTGTGGCATTGCTGGAGCGTCTGTCTTTGCCAACCTAATCGTGTCCAGCTTCCGGTTCACCACCTATGCAGGAGAAGGTGGACTGGGAGGAGGGTTAGGAGGACTTGGAGGATCTCTCACTCCAAG GTACACCTTTGGCACCGCCCTCTTTGTGGGGTGGATAGGCGGGGCTGTGTTGGTCGTGGGAGGAGTTATGATGTGTATTGCCTGCAGAGGGATGATTCCATCAGAGGAGAAGAGACATGG TTATGGGATGGCCTACAAAGCTGCGTCCCAACACACAACCGTGTACAAGGATGACGTGAATCCCAGACTGGCCTATGACAAGTCTTTCAGAGCCCAGAGTATGAATGGAAGAAACTCCAACCAGCAATATGTGTGA